From Micromonospora echinaurantiaca:
CGCCAACCAGGCCTGGCTGTCGCCGTGGGAGTCGTCGCTGCCCGGCAGCTGGGACGAGCTGAACTCGCCGGCCGCGTTCCGCTGGGTGTACCGGGACCAGCGGCGCTCGGCGCGTACCGGCGAGGGGATGCCGTTCGCCGTCTGCCTGCGTGAGGGCGGGCGGGAGCGGCTGGTCGGCCACCTCAACCTGGGCAGCATCGTCCGGCGGGCGTTCTGCTCCGGCTACGTCGGCTACTGGGTGGACTCCAGAGTGGCCGGTCGCGGGGTCATCCCCACCGCGCTGGCGCTCGCCGTCGACCATGCGTTCGGCCCCGGTGGGCTGCACCGCGTCGAGGTGAACATCCGGCCGGAGAACCGGCCGTCCCGGCGGGTGGTGGAGAAGCTGGGCTTCCGCGAGGAGGCGTACCACGTGCGCTACATGCACATCGACGGTGCCTGGCGTGACCACATCGGATACGCGATGACCAGCGAGGAGGTCGCCGCCGAGGGCGGCTTGCTGGCCCGCTGGCACCGGATCCGCGCCGGCACCGGGTGAGCCGTCCCACGCACGGGATCGGCGCGGCGCGTCAGCATCCGGGCAGGTGGACCGTAACCTCAAGTAACTGCAAGCTGTGGCAAGCGCTGTCCGCCCGTACGATCCGCGCACCCGAAACCGATCGGCGGAAGATCCTGCGGTCGGCCAGCGGTTGCTCCGAACTCGGTGACGGGAGGGGTGAGGGTGCCGACGTCGGTGCTCCTCGCCGTCCTCGCCGCCGCCGGCCTGCTCGCCCTCGCGCCGGCGCTGGTCCGCCGGTACGACGCCACCGAGCGGCTGGTGGCGGAGCGGGCGCAGTCGACGGCGCGGGTGCTCCAGCGCCGCCGGCGGCGTCGTACTGTCCCGGGGCGGCGGCCGGTCAACCCGTCCCGTGCCCTGGTCGTCACCCTCAGTGAGAATGCCGCCACGGGTGGGTTGAGCGCCCCGGTCTCCGCGCCGCCGGCGCCGCGCCGGTCGAACCGGCTGCGCGCCGTCCCGCCCGCGGTCAACCGGTCCCGCCGCCGGCCCCCACCGCGCCGGCCGCACACCCCGGCCGTCTACCGCCGCCGCCGGGTGCTGGCGGCGCTGCTGCTGCTCAACTTCGTCGAGCTGATCGGCGTGATCGTGGTCAGCCCCGGCTTCTGGATCAGCTTCTCGGTGACCGCCACCCTGCTGGTCGCGTACGTCGTACACCTGCGCAGCCGGGCGGTGGCCGACCGCCGGCGGCGGCGGGCGCGGGCCCGGGAGGCGGCCTGGCTGGCCGCCCGGCAGGCCGAGGTGCGGCGGGAGCAGGCCCGCCGGGCGGCGGCCCGCCGCGAGGCGCAGCGCCGGCTGGCGGCCCAGCGCGAGGTGGTACGCCGTGCCGCTATGGGCCTGGACCGCCCGGCCGACCTGCCGGCGGCGGCCAGCGGCGGCTCGGTCTCCTACCGGCGGGCCGGTGGCCTGCGGGGCCGCCCCTACCAGTCCGGCCGCGGCTCCCACTCCGCCTGACCGGTTCGTGCCCGGCACGGCCGGGTCGGCGCGATATGCGCCCTGTGGGGTGTCCCGACGTCGAGGATGCCCCCAGATCGGCGATCCGGAGTCGATCAAGGGAGCGGCGCGCCGGGGGCGATTCGCGGCGGAGGCCGGCGACCTGTTAGCCTTGTCGCCGGCCCGCCCGGTGTCAGCCGGGTGGGACCTCGCCGGTCCGCCGGCGGAGGGGCTGTGGCGCAGACCGGTAGCGCACCTCGTTCGCATCGAGGGGGTCAGGGGTTCAAATCCCCTCAGCTCCACCAGTAACACCGCTGAGCAGCGGAAACGCTGCCAGCAAGATCGCTAGGACCAGATTCGGCCCAAATCAGCGCGGACTCTGTGATTTCGGGGTCGACGTCCGGCGTCTGGCGCTCGCGGCCTGGAGCGCAGTACTGATGATGTTGCGGCGGCGGTCTTTCTTGGGCCACCAGTGAACGTAGGTCTCCAGCGTGATCCGCAGGCTGGAGTGCCGCAGCGCGTTCTGCACGTCGGTGGGATCGGCACCCGAGGTGATCAGGCGGGTGGCGAAGTAGTGCCGCAGGGAGTGGAAGGTGCCACCGTCGGGCCAGTCGGCAGCCTTGCGCCATGTCCGCCACATGTCGGACCAGCGCTGGTCGTGGATCGGTCGGCCCAGGTCGTCGGTGAACAGCAGCGGGACCAGGCGGCGGCGGGGCTCCTTGCCGGGGTCGGGCGTGCCGGCGGTGATGTCGGGCAGCTCGACCAGGACGGGCGGATGCTTGCGGACGTGCTCGGCGAAGACCGCCGCCACATGGTCGTCCAGGTCCACGTCACCGACCGAGCCAGCCTTGGGCGGAGCGAGGTAGAAACCGCCGTAGCTGGCCTTGTGGAACCGCAGTTGCTGAACCACATGGACTTCCTGACGGTCCGGGTCGACACACCGCGTGCTGTCCTCCAGGCCGAGGACTTCCCCCAGTCTCAGACCCTCGCCCGCGCCGGCCCAGATGGCCGCCTGATATTCGTGGGGCACCACGTCGACCAGGGCGAGCACGTCGTCATCGGTCGGTACCCACTTGGGTGCGCGGGAGAAGCCGCGCAGGATCGCGAAGAGTCGGATCGACTTGCAGGGGTTGTCGGGTATCACCTTGTCGGCCACGGCCGAGTTCATGATGTTGTTCAGCAGGTCGAAGTAGGTCTTGACCGACGACTGCGCAACGTTGGCTTGCAGGAGTTTGGCGATCCATTCGAGTACGTCGGTGACGGTGATTCCGCGAATCGGGCGATCACCGAAGTGCGGGTAGTGGTGATGCCGTAGCCGGGACTCGGTGTGGCGCTGGTAGTCGAGTGCCTGCCCGATCTGCCGTGAGACGCGCCACCGCTCGGCGTACTCACGGAAGGTGGAGCGTCGCTCGCTCTGATCAATCTTGGTTTCCTCGGCGAGCCCGGCACGCGCTCGGGCATCGAACGCTTCGGCGTCGTCCTTCCGTTCGAATAGACGTTCCCGAGGTTCCCCGTTCGCGTCTTCGTACCGACACCGCCAGCGCTTACCGCGCCCATACCGCTCCGACTTGAGTCGCTTCCCATCCGGTCCACGCTTTTTCAGGTACCACCGATCATCGACGGCCATTAGCGCCCCCTTGTCCGGTGAGCCAGGAGCGCACCTCGCTGGGGTCATAACGCAGGTGACGGCCGACCTTGAAGGCCCGAGGCCCGGTGCGCCGGGACCGCCACTGGTAAAGGGTGTCTACCGGAATGCGCAGGAACGCGGATACCTCCTCGATGGTCCAGAGTGGTTCGTTGGTGGTTATCGTCATGAGCTCTCCTTTCGGGTGATGGTGATGTAGGCGCGGCTTTCGCCGCTGTAGCCGGCGGGGCGGGTGCTGGTGCGGCAGGTGACGTGCTCGCGGCCGTAGTAGGCGGCGAGCTGGGCCGCGATGGTGGCGGCGTGGGCGGTGACGGAGGCGGTCGGCCCGATGAGGCGGACCGCGACCAGGGGGCGGGGGCGTGTGGGCATGCCGTGCTCCTTCCAGGTGGCCGGGCCGGGGTGCTGGTCGGTCGCTGTGGAGTTGTCAAGGAACGGGTTCGCAGGCGTTGACACGTACGTGTCAAGCGGCCAGGGGTCGGGCGGCGGTCCGGTGGGCCGCCAGCTCGTCGGCCAGGGCGTCGAGGCCGGCTTGGTGTCGGGCGCGGGCTTGGGCGGCGGCGGTGTTGGCGAGCAGGGCGTCGCCGGTGGTGATCCAGCCGGTGGCGTGGTAGCCGAGTTCGTAGATGACGCGTTCGGTTTGTTCGTCGTCCCAGGTGTGGGGGTGGCCTTCGGTGCGGCGCCAGATGGTGCGCTGCATGCGCAGGAAGCCGAGGGTGACGGAGAAGGCGCGGCTTTTGGTGGCGATGTGGCCGCCGTAGCCGAACTGGTGCGCCCAGCGGCGAAGCCGGGCGTAGTCGGGGTGCTCGCCCAGGTCCCAGCACGCGCGGATGAGCCGGCCGAGGTGGGTGCGCGGGTCGCCGTGGGTCTGGACGGAGAGGTCGTCGACACGGCGAAGGTTGAGGCCGGTCACTTCGGTGCTTTTGGTGACGTACTTGGCGATGTAGCCGGTGATCTGGGCGAGGTTGACCTCATGGCCGGGGGCGTTGACGTGCTTGAGGTCCAGGCCCTTGTCACCCCACGCGATGTGCCAGCCCTGCCCGCCGTTGGCGGGGTGCGGGGCCGAGGTGTAGGCCGTCTTGACGAACGCGGCCCGGACCGCCTCTTCGAACAGGCCCCGGGTGATGATCCGGGGTGGGGGCACGATGGCCTGCGGGCAGTCGGGGTTGTAGCCGTCGAGGCGGATGAGGGCGTGGTAGTGGATGACGCCGCGTACCTGGAATTCGTAGACCTTGATGTAGCGGCGGCGCAGCTCGACACCGTGGGCGCGGCCGAGGCGGCGTAGCTCCCGGTCGACTTGCTGGATGGTGCGCCGCCACAGTTCGGGTGCTTCGTGGTTCCAGACGACCTGGCCGGTGTGGTCGTAGCAGTCCAGGCAGAGAGGCTGCCCGAGGTGGGCGTCACTGGCCTTGTGCCGCGTACCGCAGCGCAGGTCGACGCCGTGGGGGCAGGTGCGGCCGAAGGGGTGGCAGACGGCGGCGCGGCAGGTGCAGCCGTCCTTGCGGCGGCAGTCCGCGGCGTGGACCTTCACTACGCGGTGGTGGACCGGTCCGAAGGAGGGGGCGGTGGCGGTGAGGAAGATGGCGATGTGTTCGTGCAGGGGCGGCAGTCCCCACCGGTCGCCTTGTAGGCCGGCTTTGATGAGGTGGTAGGTGTCGCGGCGGTAGACCTCGGCGCAGGACGGGCAGACGGCGGCGCGGCGGTTGCCGCACGGGGTGTAGATCGCACCGTCGGGCATGTCCTCGGTGTCGATGGTGGCCATGCGGTTGCCGTCGGCGTCGGTGACGTGGATCTGTCCCGCGAGGCGGATGGGGTGCTTGCAGGCCGAGGCCGCGCGGACGTGGCCCAGCCATTCGGGGTAGTCGGGGTCCTGGGCGCGGGCGCGGCCGGAGGCGACGGTGCGGGGGTCGTGGCCGCGTACCCAGCCGTCGCCGGGTGGTGGGGTGCGGGTGGGGGTGGCCCAGGGCCAGTAGCCGGCGGTGGGTTCGGCGGAGGCTCCCGTGCCCGAAACCGTGGTGGTTTCGGGCGCGAGAGGCAGCGTCGAGGAGGTCACGCGGTGGCTCCCACGGCAGTGCCGTTGTGGGTCTTGTCGTTGATGGTCGGTTGGTTGGTGGTGAGGGCCGTCAGGATGTCGGCGGCCGTGGTGGTGGGGACGCGCAGCCGCACGGCGAGTTGGCCGGCGGTGATGGGCTCACCGTGGGCCTTCTCGTGAGCGGCAGCGACGATCCGGGCGTTGGACAGCAGTGCCGGCGGCGGGCCGGTCATGGCTGGCGCGGGCGCCGCAGGTGCCGGGGTCGCGTCGGTGTCGGTGGTGTCCGGGGTGGGCTCGACCGTCGTCACGGTCGCGGTGTCCTCGCCAGAGGTGGACAGGGTGATCGGTTCGCGGGTGGGTGCGGTGTCGGTGTCGGGTGCGGGGTTGGTGGCCGGGGTCGCGGCGGCCGGGCGGACCAGCGGTGAGGCGGGGATGTCAGGTGACGACGCCTCAGCGGTGGTGGCCGGCACCAGTGCCGAGACAGGTGCAGTCAGCCGGTTGGTGGTGCGCTTTCCGGTGGCGAGTAGAGCGGCGGTGGCCATGAGCATCAGGCCATCGACGGCGAGGGGACCGAACCAGACGACGAGGGTTTCCTCGTTGTAGTGGTCGAGCAGTCCGGACAGGTGCCGGTAGGACACGAACGCGGCGACCAGGGCGACGGGCGGCAGCCCGACCCAGCGCAGCACGTTCCAACCCCAGCCCGTCGGCCAGGGCGTGCGAGCAAGGATCTCGATAGCGATGAACAGGAACAGCGGCCAGACGATCGAGGAGACGACCGCGCCGGGTTCCGGGCTCCAGTTCTCCGGTGCCCCGTCGGGGGCGATGAATGAGTGAGCGATGTTCGCGGCGACGGAGACGAGTCCGCCCAGGACCAGGCCGAGGTAGGCCCAGCCGCGCGAGGGTCGAGAGGTCGTCATCGGTGCCTCCGGGGCCGGCGGGTGCGGAGGTTGGCGCAGTCGTGGCAGCGGGGACCCTTTTCGAAGGGGCCGAGTTCAGTGCCGCAGTTGGCGCACAGGCGCAGGTCGTAGTCATCGAGGGTCGGGGTCATCGGTCGTCTCCGTGGCAGTCGAGGCAGGTGCCGGTGCGGCGGGGGATGTAGTAGGGCTTGACCTGCCGGCAGTCGGGGCAGGTACGCCGGGCGGTGAGCGCCGTGTCGATGGCGGCGCGTTGCGCCGGGGTGGCGGTCCGCTTGGGCACCGCCAGGTCGAGACGGAACAGGTAGGCGACGCGCTTACCGCGACGCCAGAGGATCTGCGCGGCGGGTTCCTGGCCGCCGGGGCGCAGCTGTCGGTCGCGGAGCTGGCGACGGGTCAGCAGCCCGTCGGGGGCGAACTTGAAGGGGTAGGTCGGCAGGCCGAAGCGCTCGCCGGTCGGGTCGTAGAAGACCATCGGGTCGTCGTCCTCCGGGTCGTCGGTGGCCTGGCCGTCACCGGCACGGCCGGTGGCGAAGGTGGGGTGTTCGTAGGTGTCGCGGTCGATGTCCTCGGGCAGGAAGGCAGCGCCGCAGGTGGCGCAGACGATCGGCCCCTCTTCGAAGGCCGCCTTGGAGATGCGCAGCTTGCGGGGGCACTCGCACTCGCACGAGACGCCGTTGTTGTTGTTCGTGCGGGACTTGCCTTCCCCGGTCGGTTCGGGGTGGCGGTAGAAGCGCAGCGCCTCGGACAGGTCAGCGATGACCGCCTTGTAGCGGGCGCGGGTGAGGTCGGTCAGGGTGCAGGGCGAGTAGCCGAGCTTGTCGTCCTTGGTGGTGGACATGCCGAGTTCGGCGGCCAGGGTCGAGAACTTCTTGTTGTGCCAGCGGCCCTGCCGGGAGGTGTCCTGGATGCCCCGGACGTCGGCCAGGGCGTGGGTGGCTTCGTGCAGCAGGGTGGTGAACACGGCTTCCGGTTCGCGGGTCAGGCCCTCGCCGGAGATGAGGATTTCGGGGAGTTGGGTGTCGCCGGCCTGCCAGCGCAGCGCGGCGAAGTGGCCCCACTTCATGCCCTGATTGGGCTTGGTGGGGGAGCCGGAACCGACCACGATGACGGCGGCCGGGACCTCGGGGTGCCGCTCGCGGATGGCGGCCCAGGCGGACTCAAGCGCGGTGATGAGCGCGGCAGTGGAGACAGCGTTTTGACACGTACGTGTCACGTCAGTGATGTCGATAGCGGTGGTCATGCGGCCCTCCAGCTGGTTGGGGCGGCGGCGAGGAGACTGGTGGGACGGGCCAGGTCACGGGGCCGATCGGTCGCCCGCAGGTCGGCGGGGGTGTCGGTGGTGTCCGTGAAGACGGCGGTCGTCCGGCGGTTGGCGCGGGCGGCGTACATGGCCAGGTCGGCCCGGTGCAGCCACACGGCGGCGGGGTGGCCGGGATCGGCCAGGACCGCGCCGAGAGTCGCGCCGACAGCCAGCGGGCGGCTGTCGTAGCTGACCGGCGTGGTCAGCCGGGTGTGGATGTGGGTGAGCCAGTCGGCCAGCCAGGTTGCGGCGTCGCCGCGCCGGGTGGCGGGGCCGGTGGTGATGACGGCGAATTCGTCGCCGCCGAGGCGGGCGGCGATGCCGGCGGGGCCGGCGA
This genomic window contains:
- a CDS encoding helix-turn-helix transcriptional regulator gives rise to the protein MTITTNEPLWTIEEVSAFLRIPVDTLYQWRSRRTGPRAFKVGRHLRYDPSEVRSWLTGQGGANGRR
- a CDS encoding tyrosine-type recombinase/integrase, yielding MAVDDRWYLKKRGPDGKRLKSERYGRGKRWRCRYEDANGEPRERLFERKDDAEAFDARARAGLAEETKIDQSERRSTFREYAERWRVSRQIGQALDYQRHTESRLRHHHYPHFGDRPIRGITVTDVLEWIAKLLQANVAQSSVKTYFDLLNNIMNSAVADKVIPDNPCKSIRLFAILRGFSRAPKWVPTDDDVLALVDVVPHEYQAAIWAGAGEGLRLGEVLGLEDSTRCVDPDRQEVHVVQQLRFHKASYGGFYLAPPKAGSVGDVDLDDHVAAVFAEHVRKHPPVLVELPDITAGTPDPGKEPRRRLVPLLFTDDLGRPIHDQRWSDMWRTWRKAADWPDGGTFHSLRHYFATRLITSGADPTDVQNALRHSSLRITLETYVHWWPKKDRRRNIISTALQAASARRRTSTPKSQSPR
- a CDS encoding RRQRL motif-containing zinc-binding protein — translated: MVFYDPTGERFGLPTYPFKFAPDGLLTRRQLRDRQLRPGGQEPAAQILWRRGKRVAYLFRLDLAVPKRTATPAQRAAIDTALTARRTCPDCRQVKPYYIPRRTGTCLDCHGDDR
- a CDS encoding DUF2637 domain-containing protein; amino-acid sequence: MTTSRPSRGWAYLGLVLGGLVSVAANIAHSFIAPDGAPENWSPEPGAVVSSIVWPLFLFIAIEILARTPWPTGWGWNVLRWVGLPPVALVAAFVSYRHLSGLLDHYNEETLVVWFGPLAVDGLMLMATAALLATGKRTTNRLTAPVSALVPATTAEASSPDIPASPLVRPAAATPATNPAPDTDTAPTREPITLSTSGEDTATVTTVEPTPDTTDTDATPAPAAPAPAMTGPPPALLSNARIVAAAHEKAHGEPITAGQLAVRLRVPTTTAADILTALTTNQPTINDKTHNGTAVGATA
- the sepX gene encoding divisome protein SepX/GlpR; protein product: MRVPTSVLLAVLAAAGLLALAPALVRRYDATERLVAERAQSTARVLQRRRRRRTVPGRRPVNPSRALVVTLSENAATGGLSAPVSAPPAPRRSNRLRAVPPAVNRSRRRPPPRRPHTPAVYRRRRVLAALLLLNFVELIGVIVVSPGFWISFSVTATLLVAYVVHLRSRAVADRRRRRARAREAAWLAARQAEVRREQARRAAARREAQRRLAAQREVVRRAAMGLDRPADLPAAASGGSVSYRRAGGLRGRPYQSGRGSHSA
- a CDS encoding GNAT family N-acetyltransferase — protein: MLVDGPVLLRPYRRSDAAAWSEVRRANQAWLSPWESSLPGSWDELNSPAAFRWVYRDQRRSARTGEGMPFAVCLREGGRERLVGHLNLGSIVRRAFCSGYVGYWVDSRVAGRGVIPTALALAVDHAFGPGGLHRVEVNIRPENRPSRRVVEKLGFREEAYHVRYMHIDGAWRDHIGYAMTSEEVAAEGGLLARWHRIRAGTG
- a CDS encoding GGDEF domain-containing protein — encoded protein: MTPRLRALITATAISAAATAGYLTARHSLRAELATVRHTATHDPLTGIHNRAGLTAAADTLIRTAHSTSRPVAVVLVDLVGFKKVNDTHGHDAGDHILTTVANRLAGIAGPAGIAARLGGDEFAVITTGPATRRGDAATWLADWLTHIHTRLTTPVSYDSRPLAVGATLGAVLADPGHPAAVWLHRADLAMYAARANRRTTAVFTDTTDTPADLRATDRPRDLARPTSLLAAAPTSWRAA
- a CDS encoding replication initiator codes for the protein MTSSTLPLAPETTTVSGTGASAEPTAGYWPWATPTRTPPPGDGWVRGHDPRTVASGRARAQDPDYPEWLGHVRAASACKHPIRLAGQIHVTDADGNRMATIDTEDMPDGAIYTPCGNRRAAVCPSCAEVYRRDTYHLIKAGLQGDRWGLPPLHEHIAIFLTATAPSFGPVHHRVVKVHAADCRRKDGCTCRAAVCHPFGRTCPHGVDLRCGTRHKASDAHLGQPLCLDCYDHTGQVVWNHEAPELWRRTIQQVDRELRRLGRAHGVELRRRYIKVYEFQVRGVIHYHALIRLDGYNPDCPQAIVPPPRIITRGLFEEAVRAAFVKTAYTSAPHPANGGQGWHIAWGDKGLDLKHVNAPGHEVNLAQITGYIAKYVTKSTEVTGLNLRRVDDLSVQTHGDPRTHLGRLIRACWDLGEHPDYARLRRWAHQFGYGGHIATKSRAFSVTLGFLRMQRTIWRRTEGHPHTWDDEQTERVIYELGYHATGWITTGDALLANTAAAQARARHQAGLDALADELAAHRTAARPLAA